One region of Gossypium raimondii isolate GPD5lz chromosome 6, ASM2569854v1, whole genome shotgun sequence genomic DNA includes:
- the LOC105774082 gene encoding SH3 domain-containing protein 3 isoform X1: protein MDAFRRQASKLREQVAKQQQAVIKQFSGTGYESSDVVVIDEIEMQRHQQLDKLYKSTRSARDFQKEVIKAAEAFTAIGYKHIETGTKFSEECCRYGTENSENINENILAKAAAIYGDGCKHVEKEQEDLIKLLSQQVLDPLRAMSAGAPLEDARHLAQRYSRMRQEAEVLQAADISRRQARIREAPIPENVAKLHAAEAKMQELKANMAVLGKEASAALAAVEAQQQRLTLQRLVAMVEGEKTYHLRVAAILNEIEAEMVSEKQRKESAPPVIVPEHGSEKTMYYLAEATYPFSASSEKELSLSIGDFVVVRKVSPTGWSEGECKGKAGWFPSAYVEKRQRLPSSNPAGEVY from the exons ATGGATGCTTTTAGAAGGCAAGCCAGCAAGCTCAGAGAACAAGTTGCCAAGCAACAGCAG gCTGTAATAAAGCAATTCAGTGGAACTGGTTATGAGAGCTCAGATGTTGTAGTTATTGATGAGATTGAGATGCAAAGGCATCAACAACTGGACAAATTGTACAAGTCCACTCGTTCAGCTAGG GATTTTCAAAAAGAAGTTATTAAAGCTGCAGAAGCATTTACAGCCATCGGGTATAAGCATATTGAAACAG GAACCAAGTTCTCTGAAGAATGCTGCCGTTATGGAACTGAAAACAGTGAAAACATCAACGAAAATATTCTTGCCAAAGCTGCAGCTATTTATGGTGATGGTTGTAAACATGTAGAGAAGGAGCAAGAAGATTTGATTAAGTTGTTATCCCAACAG GTTTTGGATCCCTTGAGAGCAATGAGTGCTGGTGCTCCTTTGGAAGATGCTCGTCATCTTGCTCAACGCTATAGTCGAATGAGGCAGGAAGCTGAGGTACTG CAGGCAGCAGATATTTCCAGAAGACAAGCAAGAATAAGAGAAGCGCCAATTCCTGAAAATGTTGCGAAGTTGCATGCTGCTGAAGCAAAGATGCAGGAACTGAAAGCAAATATGGCAGTTCTGGGTAAAGAAGCTTCTGCTGCATTGGCTGCTGTTGAAGCACAGCAGCAAAGACTAACTTTACAGAGGCTTGTAGCTATG GTTGAAGGGGAAAAGACTTATCATTTAAGAGTGGCTGCAATTCTTAATGAGATTGAAGCGGAG ATGGTTTCTGAGAAACAGCGCAAAGAATCTGCTCCTCCCGTGATTGTACCTGAGCATGGCTCAGAGAAAACTATGTATTACTTGGCTGAA GCAACATATCCCTTTTCTGCTTCATCTGAGAAGGAACTGAGCTTGTCAATAGGTGACTTTGTTGTTGTGCGAAAG GTAAGTCCAACTGGATGGTCAGAAGGAGAATGCAAGGGCAAAGCAGGGTGGTTTCCATCAGCTTATGTTGAGAAGCGCCAGAGACTTCCATCGAGTAATCCAGCTGGTGAAGTCTATTGA
- the LOC105774082 gene encoding SH3 domain-containing protein 3 isoform X2, which produces MDAFRRQASKLREQVAKQQQAVIKQFSGTGYESSDVVVIDEIEMQRHQQLDKLYKSTRSARDFQKEVIKAAEAFTAIGYKHIETGTKFSEECCRYGTENSENINENILAKAAAIYGDGCKHVEKEQEDLIKLLSQQVLDPLRAMSAGAPLEDARHLAQRYSRMRQEAEVLAADISRRQARIREAPIPENVAKLHAAEAKMQELKANMAVLGKEASAALAAVEAQQQRLTLQRLVAMVEGEKTYHLRVAAILNEIEAEMVSEKQRKESAPPVIVPEHGSEKTMYYLAEATYPFSASSEKELSLSIGDFVVVRKVSPTGWSEGECKGKAGWFPSAYVEKRQRLPSSNPAGEVY; this is translated from the exons ATGGATGCTTTTAGAAGGCAAGCCAGCAAGCTCAGAGAACAAGTTGCCAAGCAACAGCAG gCTGTAATAAAGCAATTCAGTGGAACTGGTTATGAGAGCTCAGATGTTGTAGTTATTGATGAGATTGAGATGCAAAGGCATCAACAACTGGACAAATTGTACAAGTCCACTCGTTCAGCTAGG GATTTTCAAAAAGAAGTTATTAAAGCTGCAGAAGCATTTACAGCCATCGGGTATAAGCATATTGAAACAG GAACCAAGTTCTCTGAAGAATGCTGCCGTTATGGAACTGAAAACAGTGAAAACATCAACGAAAATATTCTTGCCAAAGCTGCAGCTATTTATGGTGATGGTTGTAAACATGTAGAGAAGGAGCAAGAAGATTTGATTAAGTTGTTATCCCAACAG GTTTTGGATCCCTTGAGAGCAATGAGTGCTGGTGCTCCTTTGGAAGATGCTCGTCATCTTGCTCAACGCTATAGTCGAATGAGGCAGGAAGCTGAGGTACTG GCAGCAGATATTTCCAGAAGACAAGCAAGAATAAGAGAAGCGCCAATTCCTGAAAATGTTGCGAAGTTGCATGCTGCTGAAGCAAAGATGCAGGAACTGAAAGCAAATATGGCAGTTCTGGGTAAAGAAGCTTCTGCTGCATTGGCTGCTGTTGAAGCACAGCAGCAAAGACTAACTTTACAGAGGCTTGTAGCTATG GTTGAAGGGGAAAAGACTTATCATTTAAGAGTGGCTGCAATTCTTAATGAGATTGAAGCGGAG ATGGTTTCTGAGAAACAGCGCAAAGAATCTGCTCCTCCCGTGATTGTACCTGAGCATGGCTCAGAGAAAACTATGTATTACTTGGCTGAA GCAACATATCCCTTTTCTGCTTCATCTGAGAAGGAACTGAGCTTGTCAATAGGTGACTTTGTTGTTGTGCGAAAG GTAAGTCCAACTGGATGGTCAGAAGGAGAATGCAAGGGCAAAGCAGGGTGGTTTCCATCAGCTTATGTTGAGAAGCGCCAGAGACTTCCATCGAGTAATCCAGCTGGTGAAGTCTATTGA